A genomic region of Pseudomonadota bacterium contains the following coding sequences:
- a CDS encoding AI-2E family transporter, producing MTESRQWMVLVVAVITAWLIYLLAPILTPFAVAALFAYLGDPVTDWLQKRGLSRTLAVSVVFVLLSVLVIGLLLVLLPLLEDQLVRLVEVLPAFVDWAKNAAGPLLERLESAGVNLFDRDRLVTMLQEHFKEATDMASMVVGSFARSGIALVNWIMNLVLIPVVAFYLLRDWDIIMARIRELLPRRLEPTVVTLASESNSVLGAFLRGQLTVMVALGVVYSIGLWLVGLDLAILVGMTAGLISFVPYLGAIVGVVLGVVGALFQYGDLFHVAMVLVVFGVGQTLEGVVLTPLLVGDRIGLHPVAVIFAVLAGGQLFGFLGVLLALPVASVVMVLLRHAHSSYRGSGLYDEVNDIPPSEPRVVLPGSAKDNPEPRGKG from the coding sequence ATGACCGAATCTCGCCAATGGATGGTCCTCGTCGTGGCCGTCATCACGGCTTGGCTGATCTACCTGCTGGCGCCGATCTTGACGCCGTTTGCGGTGGCGGCCCTGTTTGCCTACCTGGGTGACCCGGTCACCGACTGGCTCCAGAAACGAGGATTATCCCGCACGCTCGCAGTTTCGGTGGTTTTTGTGCTGCTTTCGGTGCTTGTGATCGGTCTGCTGCTCGTCCTGCTGCCGCTGCTTGAAGATCAGCTTGTGCGGCTCGTTGAGGTGCTGCCGGCATTTGTGGACTGGGCGAAAAACGCGGCGGGTCCACTGCTGGAAAGACTCGAGAGCGCGGGCGTCAATCTCTTCGATCGAGATCGGCTGGTGACCATGCTGCAGGAGCATTTCAAGGAAGCGACCGACATGGCGTCAATGGTGGTCGGCTCTTTCGCTAGGTCGGGTATCGCCCTGGTTAACTGGATCATGAACCTGGTGCTGATCCCAGTGGTGGCTTTCTACCTGCTGCGCGACTGGGACATCATCATGGCGCGTATTCGCGAGCTGCTGCCGCGGCGGCTGGAGCCGACGGTAGTGACTTTGGCCTCTGAGTCCAACTCCGTACTAGGCGCTTTTCTCCGCGGCCAGCTGACGGTCATGGTGGCGCTGGGCGTCGTCTACTCCATCGGGCTATGGCTGGTCGGCCTGGACCTCGCCATTTTGGTGGGTATGACCGCCGGGCTGATCAGCTTTGTTCCTTATCTCGGAGCGATCGTGGGGGTTGTGCTGGGTGTGGTGGGCGCGCTGTTTCAGTACGGGGATCTGTTCCATGTGGCCATGGTCCTGGTGGTCTTCGGCGTTGGCCAAACCCTGGAGGGTGTGGTCTTGACCCCGCTGCTGGTCGGGGATCGGATCGGCTTACACCCGGTGGCGGTCATTTTTGCTGTGCTGGCCGGTGGGCAGCTCTTTGGTTTCCTCGGCGTGCTGCTGGCTCTTCCCGTCGCCTCGGTTGTGATGGTGTTGCTGCGCCACGCGCACAGCAGCTATCGCGGCAGCGGCCTCTACGATGAGGTCAACGATATCCCGCCCAGTGAGCCGCGCGTAGTGCTCCCAGGCTCAGCGAAAGACAATCCGGAGCCGCGCGGGAAAGGCTGA
- a CDS encoding DnaA/Hda family protein: protein MKSLDVCDGPLKPVAADRSALQLPLALRGEDEATFELFVADPAFVQYLQQVAEGKIQDWVWLQGPAGWGKTHLLSAAYRKAGRAAGYLEAAALLASGPDSLAQIDGYELVLLDNVECALVPSWEEAWFHRLNRWRDAGVQLVVASRQHPRNLQLGLPDLASRLKMMVEVSIAPLDSPGRAELLARRSAARGFDLPPAVVSYLLSREARSAVELVGMLDRLGRESLRAQRKLTVPFVRQVLGGA from the coding sequence ATGAAGAGCTTGGACGTCTGCGACGGCCCGCTGAAGCCCGTGGCCGCTGACCGGTCAGCGCTGCAGCTTCCGCTGGCGCTGCGGGGTGAGGACGAGGCCACCTTCGAGCTGTTTGTGGCCGATCCGGCGTTTGTGCAGTACCTGCAGCAGGTGGCCGAGGGCAAAATCCAAGACTGGGTTTGGCTTCAGGGACCTGCTGGCTGGGGCAAGACCCATCTCCTGAGTGCGGCTTACCGCAAGGCTGGCCGTGCAGCGGGCTATCTGGAAGCGGCGGCGCTGCTGGCCTCCGGCCCAGACAGCCTGGCGCAGATCGACGGCTATGAGCTGGTGCTGTTGGACAACGTCGAATGTGCTCTGGTGCCGAGCTGGGAAGAAGCGTGGTTTCATCGACTCAATCGCTGGCGGGATGCCGGCGTCCAGCTGGTTGTCGCCAGCCGCCAGCACCCCAGAAACCTCCAGCTTGGGCTGCCAGATCTCGCCTCGCGCCTGAAAATGATGGTCGAAGTCTCGATTGCGCCCCTCGATTCACCGGGTCGGGCAGAGCTGCTGGCGCGGCGGTCGGCGGCGCGGGGGTTTGACCTGCCGCCGGCGGTGGTGAGCTATCTGCTGAGCCGGGAGGCCAGAAGCGCTGTGGAGTTGGTCGGAATGCTGGATCGGCTCGGGCGAGAGAGCCTGCGGGCGCAGCGCAAGCTCACGGTGCCTTTTGTGCGTCAGGTGCTGGGCGGCGCCTGA
- a CDS encoding phosphoglycerate mutase family protein, with protein sequence MHTLSALLGRFCWLALALTLAGCAGGPKPTTVTLYLIRHAETVPPELDPDRPLNELGQQRARWLATYFSGRDLRVIYSTPITRTLQTVSDIKRDKRLDVATYDPRALAELAEQLRQADEPTLVAGHSNTTPALLNLLLRQERYEQLDDAEHSLIFVVTVAGGDVTDVRVDRSQAPPST encoded by the coding sequence ATGCACACCTTAAGCGCCCTCCTCGGTCGTTTTTGCTGGCTGGCGCTTGCCCTGACTCTGGCGGGCTGCGCCGGCGGCCCCAAACCCACAACGGTCACGCTCTACCTGATCCGCCACGCCGAGACCGTCCCGCCTGAACTCGACCCGGATCGTCCGCTAAACGAGCTGGGACAGCAGCGGGCGCGCTGGCTGGCCACCTATTTCTCCGGCCGGGATTTGCGCGTCATCTACTCGACGCCGATCACTCGGACTCTGCAAACCGTGTCGGATATCAAGAGGGACAAGCGGCTCGACGTCGCGACCTACGATCCGCGCGCGCTTGCTGAGCTGGCTGAACAACTGCGTCAGGCTGATGAACCCACGCTGGTGGCGGGCCACAGCAACACGACGCCCGCGCTGCTGAACCTGCTTCTGCGACAGGAGCGCTATGAGCAGCTGGACGACGCGGAACACAGCCTCATTTTTGTCGTTACCGTCGCCGGCGGAGACGTCACCGACGTCAGGGTCGATCGCAGTCAGGCGCCGCCCAGCACCTGA
- the murU gene encoding N-acetylmuramate alpha-1-phosphate uridylyltransferase MurU, with protein sequence MKALILAAGYGERLRPLTLRTPKPLLQVGDVSLIERHITNLVSAGVHTIVVNVSWLGDQIAEFLGDGSRWNASIRLSREGDTPLETGGGMRHALPLLGPEPFLVVNGDVVCDFPFQTLTGLHPTDCHLVLVDNPEHNPGGDFGLSDQRLTNERHWTYAGIGVFHPCMVSGASKPAAFSVVPAIRSAADAGRATGEHFPGRWLDIGTEGRLEHARKVFSQDAPCTP encoded by the coding sequence TTGAAAGCGTTGATTCTGGCGGCGGGTTACGGCGAGCGACTTCGACCGCTGACGCTTCGAACCCCTAAGCCGTTGCTTCAAGTGGGCGACGTTTCGTTAATCGAGAGACACATCACCAATCTCGTCAGCGCCGGCGTTCACACCATCGTCGTCAACGTCTCCTGGCTGGGTGATCAGATCGCGGAGTTTCTCGGTGACGGTTCACGCTGGAACGCCTCAATTCGGCTCTCCAGGGAAGGCGATACGCCCCTCGAAACCGGGGGCGGCATGCGCCACGCGCTGCCGCTGCTGGGCCCCGAGCCGTTTCTAGTGGTGAACGGCGACGTCGTTTGCGACTTCCCGTTCCAGACGCTGACCGGTCTCCATCCAACCGATTGCCACCTGGTGCTCGTGGATAACCCCGAGCACAATCCCGGCGGAGATTTCGGGCTTTCCGACCAACGGCTGACTAATGAGCGACACTGGACCTATGCCGGCATCGGCGTGTTCCATCCGTGCATGGTGAGCGGGGCGTCGAAGCCCGCAGCGTTTTCCGTGGTGCCGGCGATACGCTCTGCCGCGGATGCCGGCCGCGCCACCGGCGAACACTTCCCGGGGCGCTGGCTCGACATCGGCACTGAGGGGCGGCTTGAGCACGCCAGGAAAGTCTTTTCGCAGGACGCCCCATGCACACCTTAA
- a CDS encoding phosphotransferase yields MTDGSREQLRQTQAEQWLGAGVHLDSASADASFRSYWRARRGDESWILMDAPPAQEDCRPFVAIAGRLEAAGIHAPAVYEQNLADGFLLLEDFGQIDYLQKLTPDNAESLYADAFSALYRIQQIDASDLEPYDEKRLRTEIQLFPEWLLGGHLGRQLDRTFYRHWSALGDTLLDAALSQPRVFVHRDYHSRNLMWLTRGNPGVLDFQDAVLGPVTYDPVSLMRDCYIAWPGDQTDAWLERFRSEHPLPAVRSVDTSTWQHWCDLMGVQRHLKAAGIFCRLHIRDGKPGYLKDIPRTLNHISSVCERHPSLEWLQQLLIELEPTLSEESR; encoded by the coding sequence ATGACTGACGGCAGCAGAGAGCAGCTTAGGCAGACGCAGGCTGAACAATGGCTCGGTGCAGGCGTCCACCTGGATTCCGCTTCTGCCGACGCCAGTTTTCGCAGCTACTGGCGCGCCCGGCGTGGCGATGAGAGCTGGATACTCATGGACGCGCCGCCGGCTCAAGAAGACTGTCGACCGTTTGTTGCGATCGCCGGGCGTCTGGAGGCTGCCGGCATACACGCGCCAGCCGTATACGAACAGAACCTCGCGGATGGGTTCCTGCTGCTCGAAGATTTCGGCCAGATCGACTATCTCCAGAAACTGACGCCCGACAATGCGGAGTCGCTTTACGCTGACGCTTTCTCCGCGCTTTATCGAATCCAGCAGATCGATGCGAGCGACCTTGAGCCCTACGACGAAAAGCGCCTGCGAACAGAGATTCAGCTGTTTCCGGAGTGGCTGCTCGGCGGGCACCTCGGCCGGCAACTCGATCGCACGTTCTACCGCCACTGGTCCGCGCTCGGCGATACGCTGCTCGACGCGGCGCTAAGCCAGCCGCGGGTCTTTGTGCACCGCGATTACCACAGCCGGAACCTGATGTGGCTCACCCGTGGCAACCCCGGCGTACTGGACTTCCAGGACGCGGTTCTCGGTCCGGTTACTTACGACCCGGTATCCCTTATGCGCGATTGCTACATCGCCTGGCCCGGCGATCAGACCGACGCCTGGCTGGAGCGCTTCCGCAGTGAGCACCCGCTGCCCGCGGTGAGATCCGTTGACACGAGCACCTGGCAGCACTGGTGCGACTTGATGGGCGTGCAGCGGCATCTAAAAGCTGCTGGCATCTTTTGTCGCCTCCACATCCGGGACGGCAAACCAGGCTATCTGAAGGACATACCCCGGACCCTCAACCACATCAGTTCGGTGTGCGAACGCCACCCATCGCTGGAATGGCTGCAGCAGCTGCTGATTGAGCTCGAACCGACGCTGAGCGAGGAAAGTCGTTGA
- a CDS encoding S-(hydroxymethyl)glutathione dehydrogenase/class III alcohol dehydrogenase gives MKSRAAVAWAAGEPLVVEEIDVAGPREGEVLVQIKATGVCHTDAFTLSGEDPEGLFPAILGHEGGGVVVEVGAGVNSVKPGDHVIPLYTPECGECNFCTSNKTNLCQAIRVTQGQGLMPDGSSRFSYQGQQLFHYMGTSTFSEFTVMPEIAVAKINPAAPLEKMCLLGCGVTTGIGAVLNTAKVEPGSTVVIFGLGGIGLAVVQGAVMAGAERIVGVDVNEDKFELARQMGATHFINPKDYDAPIAEVIVEQTDGGADYSFECIGNVDTMRAALECCHKGWGESIIIGVAGAGQEISTRPFQLVTGRVWRGTAFGGVKGRSELPGMVDQAMNGEIDVDSFITHNLPLDRINEAFDLMHQGKSIRSVVHF, from the coding sequence GTGAAAAGCAGAGCAGCAGTTGCTTGGGCGGCCGGTGAGCCGCTGGTGGTGGAGGAGATCGACGTTGCCGGCCCTCGGGAGGGCGAGGTGCTGGTTCAGATCAAAGCGACCGGCGTATGCCACACGGATGCATTTACGCTGAGCGGAGAAGACCCTGAGGGTCTCTTTCCCGCGATCCTCGGCCACGAGGGCGGCGGTGTGGTGGTCGAGGTCGGCGCCGGGGTGAACTCGGTCAAGCCCGGCGACCATGTGATTCCGCTATACACGCCCGAGTGCGGCGAGTGTAACTTCTGCACGTCCAACAAAACCAACCTCTGTCAGGCGATTCGGGTGACGCAGGGGCAGGGCCTCATGCCGGACGGCAGCTCGCGGTTCAGTTATCAGGGCCAGCAGCTCTTTCACTACATGGGCACCAGTACATTCAGTGAATTCACGGTGATGCCGGAGATCGCGGTGGCAAAGATCAATCCGGCGGCGCCGCTCGAGAAGATGTGTCTGCTTGGGTGTGGTGTCACGACGGGAATCGGTGCCGTGCTGAATACCGCAAAGGTTGAGCCCGGCTCGACGGTGGTGATCTTCGGGCTGGGCGGTATCGGCCTCGCGGTGGTGCAGGGCGCAGTGATGGCCGGCGCCGAGCGGATTGTGGGAGTTGATGTCAACGAGGACAAGTTCGAGCTGGCACGTCAGATGGGCGCCACTCATTTTATCAATCCCAAAGACTACGACGCCCCGATCGCCGAGGTAATTGTCGAGCAGACCGACGGTGGGGCCGATTACTCTTTCGAGTGTATCGGCAACGTCGACACGATGCGGGCCGCGCTCGAGTGCTGCCACAAGGGCTGGGGTGAAAGCATCATCATTGGCGTCGCGGGCGCTGGGCAGGAGATTTCCACGCGTCCGTTTCAGCTTGTCACCGGTCGGGTTTGGCGCGGCACGGCCTTCGGCGGCGTCAAGGGACGCAGCGAACTCCCCGGGATGGTGGATCAGGCAATGAACGGCGAAATCGATGTCGATTCATTTATTACCCACAACCTGCCGCTGGACCGGATCAACGAAGCGTTCGACTTGATGCATCAGGGCAAAAGTATTCGATCCGTTGTGCACTTCTAA
- a CDS encoding SUF system Fe-S cluster assembly regulator — protein MLRISKLTDYAIVVTAAMAGDPERIFSAAELASETHLEPPTVAKVLKTLTRSDLVQSFRGAAGGYRLARSPAEITVAQLIVAMEGPIGMTQCSVHQGLCSTEAVCALRGHWQQISRAVHDALSEMTLLDMTRPSMAQQLVPELNLHNPTTESP, from the coding sequence ATGCTTCGTATTAGCAAATTGACCGATTACGCGATTGTGGTTACCGCCGCAATGGCCGGCGATCCGGAGCGCATCTTCAGCGCCGCGGAGCTGGCTTCGGAAACCCATCTTGAGCCACCCACGGTGGCGAAAGTGCTCAAAACACTGACCCGCAGCGATCTGGTCCAGTCTTTTCGCGGCGCCGCCGGTGGCTACCGGCTCGCTCGGTCACCGGCCGAAATCACGGTTGCGCAGCTGATCGTCGCGATGGAAGGACCCATCGGTATGACGCAGTGCAGCGTGCATCAGGGCCTGTGTTCGACCGAGGCGGTTTGCGCCCTTCGCGGACACTGGCAGCAAATTTCGCGCGCCGTACACGACGCGCTGAGTGAAATGACGCTGCTCGACATGACGCGCCCATCGATGGCGCAGCAACTGGTGCCAGAGCTCAATCTCCACAACCCAACCACGGAATCCCCCTGA
- the sufB gene encoding Fe-S cluster assembly protein SufB: MATENQHIKDLVKRRYEPGFFTDIESDTIAPGLSEDVVRFISEKKSEPGWMTEWRLKAFALWQNMPTPTWAHVHYPEIDFQAISYYSAPKSGANYESWDEVDPKLIETYDKLGVPLHERARLAGVAVDAVFDSVSVGTTFRKELAEAGVIFCSMSEAIQDHPELLRKYLGSVVPQGDNFYAALNSAVFSDGSFVLIPKGVRCPMELSTYFRINELNTGQFERTLIVAEEDSHVSYLEGCTAPMRDENQLHAAVVELVALDRAQIKYSTVQNWYPGDENGKGGIYNFVTKRGDCRGERSKISWTQVETGSAVTWKYPSCILRGDHSSGEFYSVALTHNYQQADTGTKMVHLGKNTRSHIISKGISAGRGQNAYRGLVQVNRKADNARNFTQCDSLLIGDRCGAHTFPYIEAKNPTAQLEHEASTSKISDDQLFYCLQRGISEEDAVSMIVDGFCKEVFKELPMEFAVEAKKLLEVSLEGAVG, from the coding sequence ATGGCTACGGAAAATCAGCACATTAAGGACCTGGTCAAGCGCCGCTATGAGCCTGGTTTCTTCACGGATATTGAAAGTGACACGATTGCCCCGGGCCTGTCCGAGGACGTGGTGCGTTTCATTTCCGAGAAGAAGTCTGAGCCCGGCTGGATGACCGAGTGGCGTCTCAAGGCGTTCGCCTTGTGGCAGAACATGCCAACGCCGACCTGGGCACACGTGCACTATCCGGAAATCGACTTTCAGGCGATCTCCTATTATTCCGCGCCAAAGTCCGGCGCCAACTATGAGAGCTGGGATGAGGTTGATCCGAAGCTGATTGAAACTTACGACAAGCTCGGCGTCCCGCTGCACGAGCGGGCCCGCTTGGCCGGCGTGGCGGTGGACGCCGTTTTCGACTCGGTTTCTGTTGGAACCACGTTCCGCAAAGAGCTGGCCGAGGCCGGCGTGATTTTTTGTTCGATGTCCGAGGCTATCCAGGACCATCCGGAGCTTCTGCGAAAGTACCTTGGCAGCGTGGTACCGCAGGGCGACAACTTCTACGCGGCGCTGAACTCGGCGGTGTTTTCTGACGGATCGTTTGTGTTGATCCCCAAGGGCGTCCGCTGCCCGATGGAGCTCAGCACCTACTTCCGCATCAACGAGCTGAATACGGGCCAGTTTGAGCGAACGCTGATCGTTGCCGAGGAGGACAGTCACGTCAGCTATCTAGAAGGCTGCACGGCACCGATGCGCGATGAAAACCAGCTGCATGCGGCCGTGGTGGAGCTCGTGGCGCTGGATCGTGCGCAGATCAAATATTCGACGGTGCAGAATTGGTACCCCGGCGATGAGAACGGCAAGGGCGGGATTTACAACTTTGTGACCAAACGCGGCGACTGTCGCGGCGAGCGATCGAAGATCTCGTGGACACAGGTTGAAACCGGCTCAGCCGTCACGTGGAAGTATCCCAGCTGCATCCTTCGAGGCGATCACTCGTCGGGGGAGTTTTACTCCGTGGCGCTGACGCACAATTATCAGCAGGCGGACACGGGCACCAAGATGGTGCATCTCGGCAAGAATACGCGCAGCCACATTATCTCGAAAGGCATTTCTGCGGGCCGCGGCCAGAACGCCTATCGAGGGCTGGTTCAGGTTAATCGGAAAGCCGACAACGCGCGCAACTTTACTCAGTGCGACTCGCTGCTGATCGGCGACCGCTGTGGCGCCCACACGTTTCCTTATATCGAAGCCAAGAACCCTACGGCCCAGCTAGAGCACGAGGCCAGCACGTCAAAAATCAGCGACGACCAGCTCTTTTACTGCCTCCAGCGTGGGATCAGCGAGGAAGACGCGGTGTCGATGATCGTCGATGGGTTTTGCAAAGAGGTCTTTAAGGAGCTGCCCATGGAGTTTGCCGTCGAGGCGAAGAAACTGCTGGAAGTCAGCCTGGAAGGAGCGGTGGGATGA
- the sufC gene encoding Fe-S cluster assembly ATPase SufC, protein MLEITDLYASVEGKQILRGLSLTVKPGEVAAIMGPNGAGKSTLANVLAGRPGYTVDSGSVSYLGENLLELETEERACAGVFLAFQYPVEIPGVNNTYFLRAALNAQRRARGEEELDSMAFLKLVRARLKALHITDDLLHRAVNEGFSGGEKKRNEVFQMAVLEPRLAILDETDSGLDIDALKIVADGVNELRSNERGFVVVTHYQRLLDHIVPDTVHVLMDGRIAKSGSSDLALRLEKEGYAWIQEELAA, encoded by the coding sequence ATACTGGAAATAACCGACCTCTACGCGAGTGTCGAGGGCAAACAAATCCTAAGAGGGCTCTCGCTGACGGTAAAGCCCGGCGAGGTTGCGGCCATTATGGGCCCCAACGGCGCCGGCAAAAGCACGTTGGCCAACGTTTTGGCCGGGCGTCCCGGCTACACGGTGGACAGCGGTTCGGTCTCATACCTGGGCGAAAACCTGCTCGAGCTGGAAACCGAAGAGCGCGCCTGTGCCGGCGTCTTTCTAGCCTTCCAATATCCCGTCGAAATTCCGGGTGTGAATAACACCTATTTTCTGCGGGCGGCGCTCAACGCCCAGCGTCGTGCTCGCGGCGAGGAGGAACTGGACTCCATGGCCTTTCTGAAGCTCGTACGCGCGCGCCTCAAGGCGCTTCATATCACGGACGACCTGCTGCACCGCGCGGTTAACGAAGGCTTTTCTGGCGGTGAGAAAAAGCGGAACGAAGTGTTTCAGATGGCGGTGCTGGAGCCCCGGCTCGCGATCCTGGACGAGACCGATTCCGGCCTCGACATCGACGCACTGAAGATTGTCGCCGACGGCGTCAACGAGCTGCGCAGCAATGAGCGCGGCTTTGTTGTCGTGACTCACTATCAGCGCCTGCTGGATCACATCGTGCCCGACACGGTTCACGTGCTGATGGACGGCCGTATCGCCAAGTCGGGTTCGAGCGACCTTGCCCTGCGGCTTGAGAAAGAGGGCTACGCCTGGATTCAGGAGGAGCTCGCGGCGTGA